A genome region from Taeniopygia guttata chromosome 5, bTaeGut7.mat, whole genome shotgun sequence includes the following:
- the LOC140684371 gene encoding inositol 1,4,5-trisphosphate receptor-interacting protein-like 1, whose protein sequence is MDPVVSLFALLQRLIQYPPPVGDALDEETRWRMEARAKYLEWEMLRLEQEVEQLSQKKMQHLQLLAVTVLLALVLVLWIIGWKSSPRREQNEEENHGANEEEVGDVAGNEDDSDGIDVVNGAALAENNDSDVENVVQEEDNDVDDRVGQDIMERIQWPAQDLQRGCGWVTDLMDNYTFYFAHVLSYSFYPVLHRAIGVGSAFEGWSPREQDVVYRVLVPMTPPRGHSFHLELDSARQRHVRNFRVRVQLECTCTGQQLGENMLCFLHHPEEELRSNQEPSLLDTLCTDSYLDVQKTARWFRQLVKTMWPAFPQSHNWHLTLLPSARSCQFKVTNGEESFRIETLFGVRRGDSAVFVSSQPREAYTLSTIWRESYAVAEAEFFKYIARQAPPDSLHLKCLQFFSCLVRGLSFTTYTMKTIVMHLLIAMPASSWRRGHLRERLTDIRDSLHICLQQKFLEHFIVGNKRLPQEISLPLDIAASEPPNLFHQLARCPAAHSQVMSEYQDLRRQLASVLLNGC, encoded by the exons aTGGATCCAGTCGTGTCCCTGTTCGCGCTCTTGCAACGTCTCATCCAGTACCCGCCGCCCGTGGGTGATGCTTTGGATGAGGAAACACGTTGGCGCATGGAAGCGCGTGCAAAGTACCTGGAATGGGAGATGCTCcggctggagcaggaggtggagcagctctcccagaaGAAGATGCAACACTTGCAGCTCTTAGCTGTTACTGTGCTCCTGGCCCTAGTCTTGGTCCTGTGGATTATTGGGTGGAAAAGCAGCCCGAGGAGAGAGcagaatgaagaagaaaaccatggtgcaaatgaagaggaagttgGCGATGTTGCTGGAAATGAAGATGACAGTGATGGAATTGATGTTGTCAATGGGGCTGCACTTGCAGAAAACAACGACAGTGATGTTGAAAATGTAGTCCAAGAAGAAGACAACGATGTTGACGATCGTGTTGGACAAGATATAATGGAGCGCATACAGTGGCCTGCACAGGAcctgcagagaggctgtgggtgGGTAACTGACCTGATGGACAATTATACATTTTACTTTGCGCATGTCTTGTCTTACAGTTTCTACCCAGTCCTACACCGAGCCATCGGGGTGGGCAGTGCCTTTGAAGGTTGGAGTCCCCGTGAGCAGGATGTCGTGTACCGTGTGCTCGTACCCATGACTCCTCCCCGAGGCCACAGCTTCCACCTGGAGCTGGACAGCGCGAGGCAGAGGCACGTGAGGAACTTCCGTGTCCGCGTGCAGCTGGAGTGCACCTGCAcggggcagcagctgggtgagaacatgctgtgcttcctgcaccaccccgaggaggagctgaggagcaaTCAGGAACCCAGCCTCCTAGACACCCTGTGCACCGACTCCTACCTGGACGTGCAGAAAACTGCCCGCTGGTTCCGGCAACTGGTGAAAACAATGTGGCCAGCTTTCCCTCAGTCACACAACTGGCATTTAACGCTGCTGCCCTCCGCACGCTCCTGCCAATTCAAGGTGACCAATGGTGAAGAAAGCTTCAGGATTGAGACGCTGTTCGGGGTGCGGAGAGGTGACTCAGCCGTCTTTGTGAGCAGCCAACCTAGAGAGGCCTACACACTAAGCACAATCTGGCGTGAGTCCTACGCTGTGGCAGAGGCTGAGTTCTTCAAGTACATTGCCAGGCAGGCCCCCCCTGACAGCTTGCACCTCAAATGCCTTCAGTTCTTCTCCTGCCTTGTTCGGGGCCTCAGCTTTACCACCTACACCATGAAGACCATTGTCATGCACCTGCTCATTGCCATGCCCGCATCATCGTGGCGCAGGGGACATCTCCGGGAGCGACTGACGGACATCAGGGACAGCCTGCATATATGTTTGCAACAAAAATTCCTCGAGCACTTCATTGTGG GCAACAAGAGATTGCCTCAGGAGATTAGCTTGCCCCTGGACATTGCAGCATCTGAGCCACCCAATCTCTTCCATCAGCTGGCACGGTGTCCAGCTGCCCACTCTCAGGTGATGAGCGAGTACCAGGATCTTCGGCGTCAGCTCGCAAGTGTGCTGCTCAATGGCTGCTGA
- the LOC140684370 gene encoding inositol 1,4,5-trisphosphate receptor-interacting protein-like 1, with product MDPVVSLFALLQRLIQYPPPVGDALDEETRWRMEARAKYLEWEMLRLEQEVEQLSQKKMPHLQLLAVAVLLALVLVLWIIGWKSSPRREQNEEENHGANEEEVGDVAGNEDDSDGIDVVNGAALAENNDSDVENVVQEEDNDVDDRVGQDIMERIQWPAQDLQRGCGWVTDLMDNYTFYFAHVLSFSFYPVLHRAIGVGSAFEGWSPREQDVVYRVLIPMTPPRGHSFHLELDSARQRHVRNFRVRVQLECTCTGQQLGENMLCFLHHPEEELRSNQEPSLLDTLCTDSYLDVQKTARWFRQLVKTMWPAFPQSHNWHLTLLPSARSCQFKVTNGEESFRIETLFGVRRGDSAVFVSSQPREAYTLSTIWRESYAVAEAEFFKYIARQAPPDSLHLKCLQFFSCLVRGLSFTTYTMKTIVMHLLIAMPASSWHRGHLRERLTDIRDSLHICLQQKFLEHFIVGNRTFPQDINLPPDVKVGRTSNLFRHLAQRPAAHAQAMRDFRLLHKRFKRIALGEDN from the coding sequence aTGGATCCAGTCGTGTCCCTGTTCGCGCTCTTGCAACGTCTCATCCAGTACCCGCCGCCCGTGGGTGATGCTTTGGATGAGGAAACACGTTGGCGCATGGAAGCGCGTGCAAAGTACCTGGAATGGGAGATGCTCcggctggagcaggaggtggagcagctctcccagaaGAAGATGCCACACTTGCAGCTCttagctgttgctgtgctcctggccctggtcTTGGTCCTGTGGATTATTGGGTGGAAAAGCAGCCCGAGGAGAGAGcagaatgaagaagaaaaccatggtgcaaatgaagaggaagttgGCGATGTTGCTGGAAATGAAGATGACAGTGATGGAATTGATGTTGTCAATGGGGCTGCACTTGCAGAAAACAACGACAGTGATGTTGAAAATGTAGTCCAAGAAGAAGACAACGATGTTGACGATCGTGTTGGACAAGATATAATGGAGCGCATACAGTGGCCTGCACAGGAcctgcagagaggctgtgggtgGGTAACTGACCTGATGGACAATTATACATTTTACTTTGCGCATGTCTTGTCTTTCAGTTTCTACCCAGTCCTGCACCGAGCCATCGGGGTGGGCAGTGCCTTTGAAGGTTGGAGTCCCCGTGAGCAGGATGTCGTGTACCGTGTGCTCATACCCATGACTCCTCCCCGAGGCCACAGCTTCCACCTGGAGCTGGACAGCGCGAGGCAGAGGCACGTGAGGAACTTCCGTGTCCGCGTGCAGCTGGAGTGCACCTGCAcggggcagcagctgggtgagaacatgctgtgcttcctgcaccaccccgaggaggagctgaggagcaaTCAGGAACCCAGCCTCCTAGACACCCTGTGCACCGACTCCTACCTGGACGTGCAGAAGACTGCCCGCTGGTTCCGGCAACTGGTGAAAACAATGTGGCCAGCTTTCCCTCAGTCACACAACTGGCATTTAACGCTGCTGCCCTCCGCACGCTCCTGCCAATTCAAGGTGACCAATGGTGAAGAAAGCTTCAGGATTGAGACGCTGTTCGGGGTGCGGAGAGGTGACTCAGCCGTCTTTGTGAGCAGCCAACCTAGAGAGGCCTACACACTAAGCACAATCTGGCGTGAGTCCTACGCTGTGGCAGAGGCTGAGTTCTTCAAGTACATTGCCAGGCAGGCCCCCCCTGACAGCTTGCACCTCAAATGCCTTCAGTTCTTCTCCTGCCTTGTTCGGGGCCTCAGCTTTACCACCTACACCATGAAGACCATTGTCATGCACCTGCTCATTGCCATGCCCGCGTCATCGTGGCACAGGGGACATCTCCGGGAGCGACTGACGGACATCAGGGACAGCCTGCATATATGTTTGCAGCAAAAATTCCTCGAGCACTTCATTGTGGGTAACCGGACATTTCCTCAGGACATCAATTTACCCCCAGATGTAAAAGTGGGTAGGACATCCAATCTCTTCCGTCACCTGGCGCAGCGGCCGGCTGCCCACGCCCAGGCAATGCGGGATTTCCGGCTGCTGCACAAGAGGTTCAAAAGAATCGCTCTCGGAGAGGATAACTGA